The nucleotide sequence AGTAAATATATCGCACTAATTACACGAGGCCGTCAAGGTTACACAACATTTTGTACTTTATTAAGTTGTATTTACTCACCTTtccgctttattttatttaactttTTTGATCGATCGCTTGCTTGCTCGCTGAGCACGAGATTTTCACCGGCAGTTTCCATGATCATGAGGTCATCAGTTTCCATGATCATCGAAAATCTTCAATGAGGCATCTCGAGTCTCCATCGAGTTGATGACGATCCAGTTTAATCATAATCCAAAGCAACCGTGTAGCAGCGTCCAATTATCATTCAGTTCGATGATCGTCGCTTTCGATAACCATTGAAACGCCCGCGTGGCAGGGGTGTCGTTATTTCttgtatagggctgttgcactgaagtgtgcacagcgccatttcgggcccaaacggccgcggatcccaacagtaaggagttccatcagcgggttttgcatggtgtgtcaaacggtatggtgccaaggaagctacaaaacctgtaggaaatcaacagaaaaagcggtgcttcttgaaaagcgcgaactAGACaccgtgtacttgaaagtgccgcgtcgtctgctaaactgggcagtgttgcatgatttggggcgctgatgttgctgctcactcgcgccacctggcccagagcaacaggcccataccACAGTCAGAGAATCATTTATTTCTTCTTAGTTTTCTCTCATCAATGCCTTCCAAACGGAATCATTCTGTATATATAACGCAGGCTCTCAAGACGTGGCTGCCGACAAGAATCTCCTCGTCTCCCGCGGAATAACCCACGTGGTCAACGCGGCAACGTTCATCCCAAACTTTCACGAACCGGACCTAGTGTACAAGCGGTTCGAGGTGTTGGACCTGCCGGACTCTAACCTGCATCCTCTGTTCGAACCCTGCTGCGACTTCATCGACGAAGCGCTCAGTGGCGGGGGAGGCGTCCTGGTACACTGCAATGCCGGCGTCTCTCGGTCCGTGTCGTTGGTCGTCGCGTACCTGATGCTTCGTAAAGGAATGCGCTTTGCAAACGCCTTGGCTCGAGTCCAGGAAGTAAGACCTGTGGCAAGGCCCAACGACGGCTTCCGTGCACAGCTCATGGAACTGGACAACAGGCTGTACGGTGATTAGCTGACAGCGCTTTAGTGTGGATAATAAAGACGTGACCAAATTCGATAACGCCTTTGACTTCGTTTGTAATGAAAACGAACACCGTTGGTTCGCTTCGTGTTATCCAACATAAGTCGAACCGCGAGCGTCACAGCAATGGAATCTTCATTATCATTAGAAGCATTATCCGTATGTTGTAAGATATCAGTAGGTTGTTTGTTTTACACTCTCACAACCCAACATTCAGAGCTGTAcaggtcaccccccccccccccaagtaaAAAGGAACTAcatacgttactcgttccttcgaAAAAATTAGTAGCTAAATACGTTACCGGTTACTAAGAAATAGAAGGAACGCGTTCTCGTTAGTTACATTACATTAGCGTTCCAGACACCAAAAATACGAAAgcatcgctttttttttcaggttcaTTCACGATGACTTGCACTTCAGTAGCAACTGGTACTCAAAGCTGGCGTCACTTGTGCATCAAATAAGCCCTAGGCTAAATGTAGACCAAAGAACAGGATTGAAGGTTGTGATCCGTAGGGGGGATTTTCATGAAGACACCGGCGTTCATTCACACGGAGGCCTTCACATGGTCAATTACACGAGTTCCCGAGTAGAGGTCCGGAGAGAGAGACATAGTACTAAACGCGCTGAGCAGAGTGAATCATTGAaaggaggaacagaaagaacacatTGACTGTTCTGAAACACTCCGGGATTTTCCCCCCCGCGAGCTTCAACCTCAGGAAAAACGAAAACCCACAACTTGCGGTCGTGGTTGGTGAAAgtgacagagagaaaaaaagaaaaaaaaagtaatcataAGAAGACGACGAACAAGTAACCTGCAGCGAcgcgttaccaatttttgtaactaagtacgttattagttacattttttagaAAGTAACTAATTCGTTCGTTAGTTGTGAAACACAGTAACGCGTATAACGTaaggttttacattatgcatcaacttcaccagctcgcttgcttcttagccaccCTTTCACAGTAAAACGCCTTTGTAAAGCCTTACGTACACCTCACTCAATATTATAGAGTTTTAATCGACTTTTTTTGGCTTCTCCGATACGGTACCCGGTACGGCGTTGGTctcactgcgcatgcgcgacgtCGTCGGAGCTGagctgagggggggggggggcggcgaTAATACCACTTTCCCCAtcccagagccgtttatgaggaGTGTTTGGTCATTGGGAGGATCCTGTCTCAAAGCGCaccatttgacgtcacacggTGAAGAGATCTGAGCTGTCGTCTTGAAATCtccattccgccattttggagcaaaGCAGCACAGTCTCGAAACTTCCCCGTGCCGCCGCGGCTCGCCTTTCGTCCCGGGCAAATGTGCGAAGCGAtgacggctctgacgtcacggcggctcCCCATCTCCGGGCGGCGAAAGCTCTccgaatggccaaactctccccatAGACGCCTCCGCCCAAACCCCCCtcgttttttctgtttttctttttcaacatCCACCGTGCTCGTGATCGTGGGAAAACCACTGATGCCAGTGAATCAAGCAGCACTGTCTTTCTTCGTAGTAGAAGTCACTTCAGGGTGGTCCGTACTTTGAGGACTTCGCGAGAAGGAACACCTACCGGTAAAAGCCTGCCCAACTGATGCGTACTTCAGTACGTGAAACAGTGCGTGCCGCGGGACATTTTTGTAGTTCTgtgggagtaaatttcggggaaAGGGGAGAAAAATGGGCAGTAATTGCAATTTAGGGGAATAAAGCAGTAATTGCTACAAAATTTACCGATTCTTTTCTTAAGCCGTTAAACTCCGAAGCTTTCAAGATCGCCGTTCCCGCAGCCATGTGCGTTAAACACACGGGCCAGCTAGCATTTTGcgcccaagggggggggggtgcgttAATTATGCGAGCAGGTGCGGTATGCCGCCTTCTTTTAGAAAAGAGGACTCCGGTCTTGAATCACGCTGCTCTGGTGTTATCCAGCAGGAAACGATCAAGATAAAGTAATAGGTACCACGACATCAAGACATACGGCGCAGACGCTTTTGTGGAACACGAACTACACCGCAGTGGGTCGCACCGTACCGGGCTGGGCTAACGTTAGAAACTAGGTCCGCCAAATGTAATTAATGAAATTTATTACGTCCAATAATTGTTACACAATGATATGTACATGCAAGACTGTCCTGTACTGTCGCACGTATGGAGGACTGGTATCACGTCGATCATGAAAAGGTTGATTTTGCTTGAATTTTCAACTTTGCTCGGACTCCATAGAAATTGGAGGGCTAAAAACAGCAAATTGCACCACTATGCCCTGAAAGTTTCCAGTTTTGCATCTGTAGCATTCGGAAATGAAGacttgtgtttctttttctctctttttttagtttgtgtTGTCTCGACTGATGTTTCGTGCAGGTAACAACTTAACAACAGTAACAGCTCATGTTTCAGGGATGTACTGCCTGCCTCATTTGAGAGTCAACTAATAAAGATGGAAGCTGCAATTGCCACAAGGCAGCGTTTAATAAATTCAGTTAGTGGTCGGCGGTGACTATCGCAACAAAGTCAGGAAACATAGCCAGAGATGCGAACCAACGCATTAAGACTGCGCAGTGCACTCGCGCCTTTCAGGCGAATATATATTCCAGTAATCGTAATTGTAGCTTCTACTACaaacttaatttttttttcttttcagtccAGGCTCGTCTAAAGAAGGTACAGGAGTGACACAAAcgcgccattgttgtaactaccctcaagcgggtggtTTTGGCTAAACCGCcgtcttgtcctggtcgcacgtcatagaaaacgtcattttgaggtcatgtgactttgtttacacgtcgttttgccgcttaccgggATATTTCCgacgtcataaagccaagagacgaacgtattttgccagcgcaaactatgcggtgcttcttccgcaacatgttAGTCAATTtttccttagtttaagtacatcgcatcggttCAGTgggtcttaacgcgcggtcgtcatcacatctttcgAAGTCgtacagtacgaggccttatgtgcaaaactgagcgttttactgcgagattatcggatgaaaataattaccgtgatcgaaagacatccatataacgtcgcgcagaaacaacaacggcattgtttacaaacggtttggccggcgatcacgggcgccgccatgtttaaggtcacgtgtgccttgacgtctaatgtgacgtgcgaccaggacctgtccaggatgcattgcgttcgcccagcacgctttcatccacggagcaatacattgattGCCACCCCCTCCTCATTAGGGCTGAGTCACCGTGGTGTGGGTGCTCGAGTGCTACACTCACTCTCGGAACTTCACCACTAGACGCTTTAAAAACCGATACAcatcacaaaaaaaaggaaaagaaaagcaagaaaaacgttacacgCTAATTACAATAAACATACAACGTACTACAACAAACAcagcacagaatgataccgttatcacttcTAATCTCAAGATGGAGAGCGTCGTTCCCCCTTTTGTGCCCCTTTTACAGTAGTGCAAAGTGTCCTTAAACAGGGGTACGTCTCctactttccacaaatcaggaagcAGAAAACGATGTTATTCGAAATGATGTAAGATATAGGAGCCTGTcggtgtggtgaagttcacttaGAGCGTATCTATAATTAACCCATATTAActgattggctaggagcctaGCTGTCATGTGGTGCAGGTCACTTAGCGCGTACCTAATTTCAACTGGCTAGGAGCCTCCATGTGATGAGGTTCACTAAGGGCGGACCTAATAGACCCCAATTAACCGATTTGCTAGGAGCCTGTCATATGGTTCCCACCACGCTCGCCTTTTTTTCCGACTTAGCGTGTACATAATTAACCCTAACTAGCCGATTGCTGTAAGGTAATGCTGTTTTAGcatatttcattcatttttcattcatttcattttttcattcatttcatttcacttttgaacgTTAAAAATGCACCAGTCCTTGGAACTTCAGACCCTCCCCTTTCCCCCCTGGCGGCGCGGGATTTCCGACATCCTCGGAACCTTTAAACCATGCTTCCAACATAAAGTGCGTGTCTGCTGCTTTAATATGTCTTTCGTTCAGCACCGCGACCGCGGTAGGTTTGCTTGATGAGTACCCCATTAATTCCGTTAATGCCATCCGGAAGCTCTCCGTTGCCCATAAGATCGTGCAGCTTCTGTCGGAATTCTTCACGGAGAGTTCGGGCCCTGTGGCGCAGGACTTTCAGTTCATTGGACAGCTGCTCTTTCTGGGAGGGCGTCGTCGCTTCTTTCACCTCTCTCACCTGTAGATTGAGAGAAGGTAAGAAATCATTGTGGTGAGAACTATCCTCGACGGGGGGAGCAATACCGtgtcagagccgtttatagagagagtatggccattaggaggagcctaacttataccgcgtcatgcgacgtcacggctgaacgacctccctcgatgtgctctattgttgtcccgttgtcaacGAGTCGCCGACAccatgttgatgcaaagcgCAGTTCATGATGCAATGGGGATAGACACGTGCGTATCGCGTCCTTCGAGAACCCTCTGTCCTTGAATCCTTTCAATTTGGTAACAACCCCCCCCCTTTAACAAAGGCGCCTGTAGGTCATAAGCCGGCGATTGTGGTAGATTGTATTGAGGGCGACAAAAGCACCTGTGGACTAGCCGATGGACTGCATCAAAATGGCGGCTACGTGctgctggctgataagcggattttgCTTGGATtgaggctttttgggcggtgcgGTGCAACggcgactctgacgtcaaaacaggctcctCCCGTGAAACGGCAAAAGATAAAAAGATGGCCgaactctctctatatacggctctggtccGTGTATTCGCACGGGCGACATCCTCACAGAagattctagcggaagaaaaagcggAAACGCTGCTCACTAAGCCGAAGTTCCGCTCCGTGTTTCGTTGAGCATCCACACGGTGCCGGAACAACGGAAGTATCGTACCGCGTACTTAGCAGACGATGTCGTCAGCATCGTtttcccgtcgtctgctacgaaatatcttgtggctgtgtcgtaGGACATTTCCCATAGTTTGCAGTGTACGTTATGTAAGTTTACGTACAAGTGTAAGCGTGCGTAAGACACGGCGTTGGGCGCTCTCGCTCACgtagcagcagaaagctatgacgtttctcgcgtcttccgctggagcattctggggaatgtcgcgcCGTGTGAGTACGCGGCGCaaggttgcggaatgggatcaccgaTTTCATTCCGAAGGAATGAAGATTTCTGACAAtttcattcctttcaattcctcggaatgaaaacgtacggtcaattcccactcctggaatggcttggcaacctcATTCCATTCCTCTAATTCCACCAGACTTgcacaaaatactgcgcaaaagtatttaaaataagatactaaatactctacggaaaaagtatttaaaatagagtacaaaatactctacggaaaaagtatttaaaatagagtacaaaatactcaaaactgaaagtaatttgagtagagtactaaatactctaagaagtatttaagataccctttaaagtactttagtattagcagtaagtgaaacgcgtattctgaacgtggccttacaaatgaaaggaataaacttcatcagccacgcatatctttcatttgcaatgtcttggtgtcaagtaatgtttggtgaactttggtgaacccaagtaaactttgttgatatgttctgacccaaaacttcctaatccctcctgtatgtcggttcgggtctttcaacctctggcacgtgtttattgctttgatgaccaaggaaataaatgccgggattatcttgtacctaatcccctggtgattcacctggcaatatgaataggaacggttttctgacgaagctggctattgagaagcaaggccaggcttgggaccagcctattgtacaagaggataaatgacagaattctcgaattcccgaaaaaaaagaaaataaagaaaaacgggGGTTAAATTCctgtgagctgaaaatctcggcacggcggaaAGCgtgcgtgctggatatggcttgacgaggaaggaaagtattttgagtactgagtagcaaataccgaaaaaagtactttaaatacattaaaaatacttgtcgcaaaaaagtattgagtagagtaccaaaataccggaaaaagtatttaaaatactgtattttgagtacgtactcaagatacgtacaagtctgaattccaccaataaaagaattaggacgGGTAACCGTACCAGCTAGCCCAGCAGAGCTacagaggagattgacattacccagcacggaaaaagcacaaagacgaggttatttcgccctcctcctcttcctcctcctcttcattggcatcatcattacaggagtgtTCCACTAAAGTAACCGGTGCAAGTGACGTGGGGTCGCAGGcttcacactagtgaagccaaaatctccattttattttttcttgaaaCCAAACAAAACCATCgtccttgaccgtgtggcacccagaccattacattccaattccattctgcctgcgaaaaaatgcctaattccattcccattcccattcccaggacagtttccgccgttccattccaattcccattccgggctctgataaatttggaatgattccggaatcattccaactccggagtggcaactccgcaaccctgttCCGGATTGGCGGACAAGTACCGCGTAACAGTTGAGGCAGACTGCTACCCCTTCTGCGCTACAGACTATCCCGACTTTATTCAATCATTTATGCTCGTTTTGTCTTACCTAGCGACTTCCAGGCCAACGGACGTTAGTCAAAACGTTTCCCCGCCCACAAAACGACACACGTGGTTTCGATGAAGTGGAGTGTCTTACCTTTTCTGCAATTCGTCGGTCCAGTTCTTCCAGCTGCTCTCGGTAGTCATTGCTGATTCTCCGAATTTCTTCGCTACTTTCCGTCACAGCCGTCTTACTGTTCAAATTTAAGCAACAATAGTGCATGAGATCCCGAATGTACTTCGCTACGAACTAAAACTGGAACTTTGAAAACGTGAATAGACCATTGAGGACGCGTCGCTACAAACGTTTACCAATGGTCGCGTCGATTCTAGTCGATCTCGAAACTATCGTGCCACTTGATTCTTTGGGAACCACTGACcccggtatcgaaaatcccacccgaaatactggtgtagttccactgttattcgacggaatacatgacatgAGTAGACGACGCATATTGagggtatgccggaattccctctctggtaAAACGCGAAAACGTCATTCTGTAACCGGCCAATGAGGGCACGCCTTTGAgaaaaaggaatgccgcggccgcgCGGACGTCTCACAGAGTTAatggggcgtctggacggcgccttccCTTCTCTGAGCGTCACCCTCTCACTCATTGGCTTAGCTTACGGAATGATGTCACGCCGCTGGAGCTTCTGCAGTCGCGGATGCAACGCTGATCTCTAAAATTCGTTTAGTTAACATCTAAGCGCTTttggaactaaaaaaaaaattagccaGGTAGACTGTTGACCGATGCCGAGTACAGTGGTATAGGTTTCATAGACGAGATTCCGGATTCGACTGTCCGTTTGAGTAGCCTCTCGGACGCCCTTTCCTGGGTTCTCAGGGGAACGCACTCTAGGTGTCTCCACTTAACGGTGTTTTGAGGCTCTACGGAAGCGTGGCGCCCCGCGTCCGCGCCACTGCTCGTGTTCCCTTCTGTCGTCCGGTGGTGTtggtgaaaaggctcgccgttgttggcctcccgtatgtgggcaacgtcacgactgacggggaatgtgcgtcctgggccgactcttaagggaactgtgccgacatatgtctgaaagcgtcagaGGAAATCTCAGGAcaaaactccagacagcacagccttctggcgTCTGCTTTCTGTAAGATAAGCCGCCCACCTATCCTGCCAAACGGCGCATACACCGGAAAATGCGTCACGGACCGGAAGTCGTACCGCTTCACCCTGCCATGAGACAAGGGGCGCGCAGGGTGCACCAggaaggtgacacagaaaggccacgcctcctgatttttcgtctgctttggacgacggagtggtaggaacacaggggtgacacaaacccgccattgttgtaccTACCCTCAaacgggtgcttttggcaaaactgccatcttgtcctggtctcacgtcatagaaaacttcattttgaggtcatgtgactttgtttacatgtcgttttgccgcttaccgacatattttcgccgtcataacaccaagggataaacgtattttgccaacgtaaactatgcggtgcttcttccgcaacatggtagcccgtttcagcttagtttaagtacatcgcaacggttcggtaagtcttaacgcgcggtcgtcatcatatctttggaagttgtcaacaatacgagactttatgtgtaaaactgcccgttttattgcgagattatcggataaaaataatcaccgtgatcgaaaaacatccaaaacgtcgtccagaaacaacaaccgcattgtttacaaactgtttggccaccgatcacgggcgccgccatctttaaggtcacgtgcgccttgacgtttgctgtgacgtgcgaccaggacctgtccaggatgcatttcgttcgcccagcacgctttcgtctacggagcaatacattggatgccacccctgtgggtaggaacatgaaaatcgtgcgcgatGACGGAggggcggaaatgcgcctctacttccgccgcccgctcacgacgccgcgtcgggcgtcgccaagtgagaactgccCTAACAATGCGTAATGTGGAGTTGCACAAGACGGACCCCGGAAGAGCCATGGCGCCGCCTAGCAACATACGAGAGAGTTAACCGGCTAGGTTCCTCGAGTGCGTTCGAATAGTGATGCGTCACATGGCCACCTTAGAATCATCTGGTGCTAGGGGTCTGGTCTGCAACGTATATTCAACACAACAGACCCCAGAGGGCGCGTAGCGTGAGGCACGCGAACAGTATCGGCcggaatagcagacgacaataatTTCTCGGAATCCAGCATGGACACGAGGCAATTATGGCCTTTTGTATTGTTAATTTCATTGTTTCATTAACTGTTTTGCTAATTAAAATGTTTTATGGGCTAATACATATCTAACGTGAAACTTACAAGTGCAATTGCTACGCCTTCATGGTATGCCAACGGTATGCCACCATTTGATCAAACAAAACAGCCGCTGCAAACCCgcaagctgtcgtctgctaaattttCTGAGGAGCACGCCCTCTCCCGAAAACGGCGCAAGCGCGAAGTGCACTCGGTGAGGCCTGCATCGGAGgacccatggaggaaggaaacacaagcaGCGGCCCCTCAGACAGTTTTtcatcgggacgagcgtagccggcttcgcattgcattctgggatgctcctgtctaccacgtgaccgctcacgtgactctccagacagcatggcgccAGCAGAGCAGACGGCGCGAGCTGTAATTGTGTCACAGTTAagatggcagtattacgttgaacgcgtgcttgcactttatttctctgtgttccaatgtttactgttctattagaagaccagtcacagtgtgcagaacgcaacaGGAGTACccgggaccggaaacatcacgtgtggcaacggctacttccaacgtatgtacttccaacgtactcaaaataccaataatcagatttgtacaacaacagaagatatgaacTGAATCTGcagtttgaggtcccaaatggacaattcaagatgactcgaacacacaaGGGCGACTAAAACAACTGACCGTGTACTTACTTAATTACgaacgcgttcccgtgacagagctgctttcagttcaacgagaacTGCAGCCGGGATAGGAACACgtcaccatacgtcgtttccACGATAGTgttcacattttcacaataaattactttcaaaaagcaaaatcacGCGGAGAGCAgtgcgagaaacaaagccttgtaaaaccgaaactttagagggggttacgtggtggacaggaagcaatggcgattttgactcaagcgaccgctagagggtggctacgctagtctggggcgaagagccgctccttgtgtttccttcctccatgggagGACCGCAGGAAACTTCCCAAAGTGCGCCTTCTCTGACGCACATGTGCGTCGACGGAGAATTCGGGTGACGCACTATAATGATGGCATTTCCGGTGTGCGGTATGCGGTGGCGCATCTTAGACTATTCGAACGCACCCCTGGCATTCacgttcgggtggcaacggtctcGCGACCCAGCCACTCAGCAGGGGCGCGCAATTTCCGAGCACCAGGCcgtgttgctacgaaatgacaaCGCGATTTCGCCATCAGACTGTGTGTCGGGAGGTCACGAACGACAAACAACGAGAGAGGGATAAATATGTTGGTTCTGAAGAGAAGTAGAGGGCACCGCGCAATGGGATATATAGGGTACGCAACTATAGGGTACTTACTTGTCAGGGTTCTCCCAGGCTGCGTCACGAGGAAGAAAAGAGACGTGACACGGAGGTAAAGGAGGGGGAGGGAAGCCAGCTTACCATATACGCCTACAGAGACGAGACTGCAAAATATGACGATGGTGGTTGCTTTCCGCATCTTGTCTGACTGACGACCGCAGTTGTCACAATCACTCTGAGAAAATGAAGATGAATAGGGATATGTAGATGAGACTAAACAACACATTTATGATGATCCTCGAGTTGCGGCACGTTCGACGTGTACTGAATTAGACACTTCTGATAAAATGTAATGCCAAAGTAACGACACTATCTGACGAAAGCGGTGGTATTTGAAGTGTATGACtatcagagttgtacacgttactcgaaaaaagtaattgattacaattactgttactactgagcgaaaagtaattctttaccgttacaaattacttcatcaaaaaatgtaatacgttaccgattaaaaatgtaacgcgttacttttcccgttacttttatatTGTGGGCCATActaaagccaacaagcctgcagcgAATGCAAcaatgcagctcttgttgcatattctaatatgagacactaACATATACGATacgtgaaattcacaaatacatttgaaaacaAGATACAAAACACTTACACGCATATATTTCAGATTTGTATACATATTTACATCTATATGTACACAACATTGTTGAcaccattgttgacagaaggttaaaaaagtaatcgaatactcagtaattgattaccgaaaattgtaatcagattacttggaaaattacttactcacaaaattaattgattacgttaaaaattactgaaacaagtaattgattactagtaacgcaattactagtaacgcgttacgtacaactctgatGACTATAAGCACGAAAAAGTACTACTACTACCTGCCATCCGGCACAGCGCATGCTACACAGTACCTCAGTCTAGTTTGTGTGACGATATACAGTTACATTTACGGGTAAgttacacacgaaaaaaaaagaaaaacgaagttACAGTTACGGATAGCCTGCGAAAATAGCATCTGACTTACAGTTACCACGCTAAAGTAACTTACTTAGCTTACAGTTACTTTCAACTGAAACATAAATCAAGTTATTCGATGCCCGCTTCTAAAATTATAGGACGGTTacgaacatgagagaactgatgttccgaggctggaacacg is from Ornithodoros turicata isolate Travis chromosome 8, ASM3712646v1, whole genome shotgun sequence and encodes:
- the LOC135365980 gene encoding uncharacterized protein LOC135365980, which produces MSKMQNCFADICKFTRAKLRKVDTHVKSLSGQRWVERKDAEGWFRSMFPSDPIGASDAAGFVFDFTPDLQVAEVIPGLYVGSQDVAADKNLLVSRGITHVVNAATFIPNFHEPDLVYKRFEVLDLPDSNLHPLFEPCCDFIDEALSGGGGVLVHCNAGVSRSVSLVVAYLMLRKGMRFANALARVQEVRPVARPNDGFRAQLMELDNRLYGD
- the LOC135365981 gene encoding uncharacterized protein LOC135365981 isoform X1, with the translated sequence MSACVDGRRLSADPKHESDCDNCGRQSDKMRKATTIVIFCSLVSVGVYAWENPDNKTAVTESSEEIRRISNDYREQLEELDRRIAEKVREVKEATTPSQKEQLSNELKVLRHRARTLREEFRQKLHDLMGNGELPDGINGINGVLIKQTYRGRGAERKTY
- the LOC135365981 gene encoding uncharacterized protein LOC135365981 isoform X2 yields the protein MRKATTIVIFCSLVSVGVYAWENPDNKTAVTESSEEIRRISNDYREQLEELDRRIAEKVREVKEATTPSQKEQLSNELKVLRHRARTLREEFRQKLHDLMGNGELPDGINGINGVLIKQTYRGRGAERKTY